In Leclercia sp. LSNIH1, the genomic stretch CTCACCGCGCACACGCCGGTAGTGTTACTTGGGTTACAGCTGCTGAACGCCATCTATATTGGCATTCTCGCCGGGATCGGCATGCTCTATTTTCAGGATCTGATGCCGGGTCAGGCTGGCGCGGCCACCACGCTTTATACCAACACTACCCGCGTCGGCTGGATCATCGCAGGCTCCGTGGCGGGCGTCGTGGCCGAGATCTGGAGTTATCACGCGGTATTCTGGATTGCGCTGGGGATGTGCATCCTCACCACGCTCTGCCTGACGCGCATTAAGGATATTTAAGGCGCGGTAAGCGTCTCGAGTTCGAGCAGCCAGGTCATGGCCTGGCCGCGCGTATCGCCGCACATCTCCCGCGACGGCTGCAGGCCAGCACACACTTTCGGGCGCGAGCTCGAGCCGAAAATTTTGCAGCGCTGTTGCGCGTCCAGCTGCACGCAGGGGGTATTGGCAGGCTTGCCGTTGGGCATCCCGGGAATGGGGCTGGTGATGGAGGGGGCGGTGCAACATGCTCCGCAGTCCGGACGGCAATCCATATTCGTACTTTACCTGAAAGAAAGCCGCTCCCGCGGGCGTGACGGGCACAGTAACACCTTTTACGTATTGATAGCAAAAGCCACGAAATCCACTTGCCTGAAATGCCGCGCGCGAGTACTTTGACGCGATATTTTTGACCTTCCCGTTAACAGGATTACTGCAATGCCAAGAGCGAACGAAATTAAGAAAGGTATGGTGCTGAATTACAACGGCAAATTGCTGATTGTAAAAGACATCGATATTCAGGCACCCAGCGCCCGTGGCGCAGCAACGCTGTACAAAATGCGTTTCGCCGATGTACGTACCGGTCTGAAAGTTGAAGAGCGTTTCAAAGGCGACGATATCGTGGATACCGTTACCCTGACCCGTCGCTATGTCGATTTCTCGTATGTTGATGGCAACGAGTACGTCTTTATGGATAAAGAAGACTACACGCCATACATCTTCACCAAAGATCAGATTGAAGAAGA encodes the following:
- a CDS encoding YkgJ family cysteine cluster protein; translation: MDCRPDCGACCTAPSITSPIPGMPNGKPANTPCVQLDAQQRCKIFGSSSRPKVCAGLQPSREMCGDTRGQAMTWLLELETLTAP
- the yeiP gene encoding elongation factor P-like protein YeiP translates to MPRANEIKKGMVLNYNGKLLIVKDIDIQAPSARGAATLYKMRFADVRTGLKVEERFKGDDIVDTVTLTRRYVDFSYVDGNEYVFMDKEDYTPYIFTKDQIEEELLFIPEGGMPDMQVLTWDGVLLALELPQTVDLEIVETAPGIKGASASARNKPATLTTGLVVQVPEYLSAGEKIRIHIEEKRYMGRAD